A single Bos mutus isolate GX-2022 chromosome 25, NWIPB_WYAK_1.1, whole genome shotgun sequence DNA region contains:
- the IGFALS gene encoding insulin-like growth factor-binding protein complex acid labile subunit, with translation MAPSRAPLPAGVPALVVLLVSWAALGPHGLEGVEPVAPADPEGLQCPAVCSCGHDDFTDELSVFCSSRNLTRLPGGLPPGTRALWLDGNNFSSIPAAAFRNLSGLGFLNLQGSGLASLEPQALLGLRSLCHLHLEHNRLHALAAHTFLHTPGLASLGLSNNLLSRLDEGLFRGLVHLWDLNLGWNSLTVLPDTAFQGLAGLRELVLAGNKLAYLQPALFCGLGELRELDLSRNTLRSVKANVFVKLPKLQKLYLDHNLVAAVAPGAFLGMKALRWLDLSHNRVGSLLEDSFPGLLGLHVLRLSHNALAGLRPRTFKDLHFLEELQLGHNRLRQLPEEAFAGLGQLEVLALNNNQLQELRPGGFLGLLNLAVLNLSSNCLRDLPERAFQGLAKLHSLHLEGGCLARLGPLAFAGLSGLRRLFLKGNSIADVDERSLGGLAELLELDLTANQLTHLPGRLFQDLGRLEYLLLARNRLSALPVDALGPLQRTFWLDVSHNRLEALPAAALAPLSRLRFLSLRNNSLRTFAPQPPGLERLWLEGNPWDCGCALGALRAFALQQPASVPRFVQALAEGDDDRQPPVLAYNNITCASPPSLAGLDLRDVGEAHFAHC, from the exons ATGGCCCCAAGCAGAG CCCCTCTCCCCGCAGGAGTCCCGGCCCTGGTGGTGCTGCTGGTCTCCTGGGCAGCGCTGGGTCCCCACGGCCTGGAGGGAGTGGAGCCCGTGGCGCCAGCAGACCCTGAGGGCCTGCAGTGCCCGGCTGTCTGCTCCTGTGGCCACGACGACTTCACGGACGAGCTCAGCGTCTTCTGCAGCTCCCGGAACCTCACGCGGCTGCCCGGGGGCCTCCCGCCCGGCACCAGGGCGCTCTGGCTGGACGGGAACAACTTCTCCTCCATCCCTGCGGCTGCCTTCCGGAACCTCTCGGGCCTGGGCTTCCTCAACCTGCAGGGCAGCGGGCTGGCCAGCCTGGAGCCGCAGGCGCTGCTGGGCCTGCGCAGCCTGTGCCACCTGCACCTGGAGCACAATCGTCTGCACGCGCTGGCGGCGCACACCTTCCTGCACACACCCGGCCTGGCCTCGCTCGGCCTCAGCAACAACCTGCTCAGCCGCCTGGACGAGGGCCTCTTCCGGGGCCTGGTGCACCTCTGGGACCTCAACCTGGGCTGGAACAGCCTGACTGTGCTGCCCGACACCGCGTTCCAGGGCCTGGCCGGCCTGCGGGAGCTGGTCCTGGCAGGTAACAAGCTGGCCTACCTGCAGCCTGCGCTCTTCTGTGGCCTGGGCGAGCTGCGAGAGCTGGATCTGAGCCGGAACACCCTGCGCAGCGTCAAGGCCAATGTCTTCGTCAAGCTGCCCAAGCTCCAGAAACTCTACCTGGACCACAACCTCGTGGCCGCCGTGGCCCCGGGTGCCTTCCTGGGCATGAAGGCACTGCGCTGGCTGGACCTGTCGCACAACCGCGTGGGCAGCCTCCTGGAGGACAGCTTCCCGGGGCTGCTGGGGCTGCATGTCCTGCGCCTCTCACACAATGCGCTTGCTGGCCTGCGGCCCCGCACCTTCAAGGACCTGCACTTCCTGGAGGAGCTGCAGCTCGGCCACAACCGTCTGCGGCAGCTGCCCGAGGAGGCCTTCGCGGGCCTGGGCCAGCTGGAGGTGCTGGCCCTCAACAACAACCAGCTGCAGGAGCTCAGGCCCGGCGGCTTCCTGGGCCTGCTCAACCTGGCTGTGCTCAACCTCTCCAGCAACTGTCTGCGTGACCTCCCGGAGCGGGCCTTCCAGGGCCTGGCCAAGCTGCACAGCCTGCACCTGGAGGGCGGCTGCCTGGCCCGCCTGGGCCCGCTTGCCTTCGCGGGCCTGTCGGGGCTGCGCCGGCTCTTCCTCAAGGGCAACAGCATCGCAGACGTGGACGAGCGCAGCCTGGGGGGCCTGGCTGAGCTGCTCGAGCTGGACCTGACTGCCAACCAGCTCACGCACCTGCCCGGCCGGCTCTTCCAGGACCTCGGCCGCCTAGAGTACCTCCTCCTCGCCCGCAACCGGCTGTCTGCGCTGCCGGTGGACGCCCTGGGGCCCCTGCAGCGCACCTTCTGGCTGGACGTCTCCCACAACCGCCTGGAGGCGCTGCCTGCGGCAGCGCTCGCACCACTCAGCCGCCTGCGCTTCCTCAGCCTCCGAAACAACTCGCTGAGGACCTTCGCACCGCAGCCCCCTGGCCTGGAGCGCCTGTGGCTCGAGGGCAACCCCTGGGACTGCGGCTGCGCGCTGGGCGCCCTGCGGGCCTTCGCCCTGCAGCAGCCAGCCTCCGTGCCCCGCTTTGTGCAGGCCCTGGCAGAGGGTGACGACGACCGCCAGCCGCCCGTGCTGGCCTACAACAACATCACCTGCGCCAGCCCGCCCAGCCTGGCGGGCCTCGACCTGCGCGACGTTGGCGAGGCCCACTTTGCCCACTGCTGA
- the NUBP2 gene encoding cytosolic Fe-S cluster assembly factor NUBP2, producing the protein MGGRRAARGRTRGEQGRMEAAAEPGNLAGVRHIVLVLSGKGGVGKSTISTELALALRHAGKKVGILDVDLCGPSIPRMLRAQGRAVHQGDSGWVPVFVDREQSISLMSVGFLLEQPDEAVVWRGPKKNALIKQFVSDVAWGQLDYLLVDTPPGTSDEHMAVVDALRPHSPLGALVVTTPQAVSVGDVRRELTFCRKVGLRVIGLVENMSGFVCPHCSECTNVFSKGGGEELARHAGVPFLGSVPLDPELTRSLEDGRDFIQDFPDSPAFPALSSIAQKILSETPAGLS; encoded by the exons ATGGGAGGGAGGCGGGCTGCGAGGGGGAGGACGCGGGGCGAGCAGGGGAGGATGGAAGCTGCTGCGG AGCCTGGAAACCTGGCCGGCGTCCGGCACATCGTCCTCGTCCTCTCAGGAAAGGGGGGCGTCGGGAAGAGCACCATCTCCACGGAGCTGGCACTGGCCCTGCGCCACGCGGGCAAAAAG GTGGGGATCCTGGACGTGGACCTGTGCGGCCCCAGCATCCCCCGCATGCTCCGGGCGCAGGGCAGGGCCGTGCACCAGGGCGACAGTGGCTGGGTGCCTGTCTTCGTGGACCGGGAGCAGAGCATCTCCCTCATGTCTGTGGGCTTCCTGCTGGAGCAGCCGGACGAGGCTGTGGTGTGGAGAGGCCCCAAGAAGAACG CGCTGATAAAGCAGTTTGTGTCCGATGTGGCCTGGGGGCAGCTGGACTACCTGCTTGTGGACACGCCCCCGGGGACCTCTGATGAGCACATGGCCGTGGTGGACGCCCTGCGCCCCCACAGCCCCCTGGGGGCCCTCGTGGTCACCACGCCCCAG GCGGTGTCCGTGGGGGACGTGAGGCGGGAGCTGACCTTCTGCAGGAAGGTGGGGCTGCGGGTGATTGGGCTCGTGGAGAACATGAGCGGCTTTGTCTGCCCCCACTGCTCG GAGTGCACCAACGTCTTCTCCAAGGGAGGCGGCGAGGAGCTGGCGAGACATGCCGGCGTCCCCTTCCTGG gctCGGTGCCCCTGGACCCCGAGCTCACGCGGAGCCTGGAGGACGGCCGGGACTTCATCCAGGACTTCCCCGACAGCCCCGCCTTCCCCGCGCTCTCCTCCATCGCCCAGAAGATTCTCAGCGAGACGCCTGCAGGGCTCTCCTGA
- the SPSB3 gene encoding SPRY domain-containing SOCS box protein 3 produces MARRPRSSRAWHFVLSAARRDADARAVALAGTANWGYDSDGQHSDSDSDPECASLPSSIPSAVPVTGESFCDCDSQSEAFCGSLHTAHRGRDCRCGEEDEYFDWVWDDLNKSSATLLSCDNRKVSFHMEYSCGTAAIRGTKELGEGQHFWEIKMTSPVYGTDMMVGIGTSDVDLDKYHHTFCSLLGRDEDSWGLSYTGLLHHKGDKTSFSSRFGQGSIIGVHLDTWHGTLTFFKNRKCIGVAATQLQNKRFYPMVCSTAAKSSMKVIRSCASVTSLQYLCCFRLRQLRPGSGDTLEGLPLPPGLKQVLHHKLGWVLSMSRQPPAPSPAANGPEPRRCQRKRCRRT; encoded by the exons ATGGCCAGGCGCCCGCGGAGCAGCAGAGCATGGCATTTTGTCTTGAGTGCAGCCCGCCGAGATGCGGATGCCCGGGCTGTCGCTCTGGCAGGGACTGCCAACTGGGGCTACGACTCTGATGGGCAG CACAGCGACTCAGACTCCGACCCCGAGTGTGCGTCCCTACCGTCGTCCATCCCCAGCGCCGTGCCCGTGACCGGGGAGTCCTTCTGCGACTGTGACAGCCAGAGCGAGGCCTTCTGCGGCAGCCTGCACACCGCCCACCGGGGGCGGGACTGCCGCTGCGGCGAGGAGGATGAGT ATTTCGACTGGGTCTGGGATGACCTGAACAAGTCCTCGGCCACCCTGCTGAGCTGTGACAACCGGAAGGTCAGCTTCCACATGGAGTACAGCTGCGGCACGGCAGCCATCCGGGGCAccaaggagctgggggagggccaGCACTTCTGGGAGATCAAGATGACGTCACCCGTCTATGGCACCGACATG ATGGTGGGCATCGGGACGTCGGACGTGGACCTGGACAAGTACCACCACACGTTCTGCAGCCTACTCGGCCGGGATGAGGACAGCTGGGGCCTCTCCTACACGG GCCTCCTCCATCACAAGGGTGACAAGACAAGCTTCTCCTCGAGGTTCGGCCAGGGCTCCATCATCGGCGTGCACCTGGACACCTGGCATGGGACGCTGACCTTTTTCAAGAACAGGAAGTGCATAG GTGTGGCGGCCACGCAGCTGCAGAACAAGAGGTTCTACCCAATGGTGTGCTCCACGGCGGCCAAGAGCAGCATGAAGGTGATCCGCTCGTGCGCCAGCGTTACCTCCCTGCAGTACCTGTGCTGCTTCCGCCTGCGCCAGCTGCGGCCCGGTTCGGGGGACACGCTCGAGGGCCTGCCCCTGCCACCTGGCCTCAAACAGGTGCTGCACCACAAGCTGGGCTGGGTCCTGAGCATGAGCCGCCAACCCCCGGCGCCCTCGCCCGCGGCCAACGGCCCCGAGCCCCGGCGCTGCCAGCGGAAGCGCTGCCGAAGGACCTAG
- the EME2 gene encoding probable crossover junction endonuclease EME2 isoform X1, producing the protein MARAASAVGRKDAAAAARCRPAWRRKRRVCPRKEVRARPEAEKGPGGPWLGLDPGGPGAPAGAWESGGSRRGRSRIRTPKARLARRPLRGAGTRLKSAGRRPRRCGGCGPGRQCVAWRCSWTQVPPEVWAEDEPHVLLLLEPEEFVRGVLQLTQVRGPTCPVPWVTPESPARPHLAVIGLDAYLWSQKPSTQETQQPEHPAVTRAEVAVGWPEVEEALVRLQLWANVDVLLVASWQELSQHVCAFTKALAQRPFKQARESGAFPFCTSGRWAAGEQVARDGTGLRRAWWRQVKQFNRVSPAVADAIVSAFPSPRLLQQAYMACGTEQERLGLLADLPVKTGKGVPPRRVGPDLSRRVCLFLTTTDPDLLLDLGS; encoded by the exons ATGGCCAGGGCGGCCTCCGCGGTCGGGCGGAAagacgccgccgccgccgcgcgctGCAGACCCGCCTGGCGCCGGAAGCGGCGGGTGTGTCCCCGTAAAGAAGTCCGGGCACGGCCGGAAGCGGAGAAGGGGCCGGGCGGGCCATGGCTAGGGCTGGACCCGGGAGGGCCGGGAGCGCCCGCCGGGGCCTGGGAGAGCGGCGGCTCCCGACGTGGGAGATCTCGGATTCGGACGCCGAAGGCCCGGCTGGCGCGGAGACCCCTGCGAGGGGCCGGGACCCGGCTGAAGAGCGCAGGCCGGCGGCCGAGGCGCTGCGGCGGCTGCGGCCCGGGCAGGCAGTGCGTCGCCTGGCGGTGCTCGTGGACCCAG GTGCCCCCTGAGGTGTGGGCTGAGGATGAGCcccacgtgctgctgctgctggagcccGAAGAGTTTGTGCGAGGCGTCCTCCAGCTGACCCAG GTACGTGGCCCGACCTGTCCTGTGCCCTGGGTCACACCTGAGAGCCCTGCCCGTCCCCACCTAGCTGTCATTGGGCTGGACGCTTACCTGTG GTCTCAGAAGCCCAGCACCCAGGAGACACAGCAGCCAGAGCATCCAGCGGTCACTCGCGCCGAGGTGGCGGTCGGCTGGCCTGAGGTGGAGGAG GCCCTGGTGCGCCTGCAGCTCTGGGCAAACGTGGATGTGCTGCTGGTAGCCTCCTGGCAGGAGCTGAGCCAGCACGTGTGTGCCTTCACCAAGGCCCTCGCCCAGCGCCCCTTCAA GCAGGCCCGGGAGTCTGGGGCCTTCCCCTTCTGTACCTCTGGGCGCTGGGCGGCAGGTGAGCAAGTGGCCAGAGATGGCACGGGGCTGCGGCGGGCCTGGTGGCGGCAGGTCAAGCAGTTCAACCGCGTCAGCCCGGCTGTGGCCGACGCCATTGTCAGCGCCTTCCCATCCCCCCGCCTGCTGCAGCAG GCGTACATGGCCTGTGGCACCGAGCAGGAGCGCCTGGGCCTGCTGGCCGACCTCCCGGTGAAGACGGGCAAGGGTGTGCCGCCCCGCAGGGTGGGGCCCGACCTCTCCCGCCGCGTCTGCCTCTTCCTGACCACCACTGACCCCGACCTCCTGCTGGACCTGGGCTCCTGA
- the EME2 gene encoding probable crossover junction endonuclease EME2 isoform X3 — MARAGPGRAGSARRGLGERRLPTWEISDSDAEGPAGAETPARGRDPAEERRPAAEALRRLRPGQAVRRLAVLVDPAVLEDAGADTLMEALHALGCEPRAEPQRPARSLRWSRESPDPCPRGVRGPTCPVPWVTPESPARPHLAVIGLDAYLWSQKPSTQETQQPEHPAVTRAEVAVGWPEVEEALVRLQLWANVDVLLVASWQELSQHVCAFTKALAQRPFKQARESGAFPFCTSGRWAAGEQVARDGTGLRRAWWRQVKQFNRVSPAVADAIVSAFPSPRLLQQAYMACGTEQERLGLLADLPVKTGKGVPPRRVGPDLSRRVCLFLTTTDPDLLLDLGS; from the exons ATGGCTAGGGCTGGACCCGGGAGGGCCGGGAGCGCCCGCCGGGGCCTGGGAGAGCGGCGGCTCCCGACGTGGGAGATCTCGGATTCGGACGCCGAAGGCCCGGCTGGCGCGGAGACCCCTGCGAGGGGCCGGGACCCGGCTGAAGAGCGCAGGCCGGCGGCCGAGGCGCTGCGGCGGCTGCGGCCCGGGCAGGCAGTGCGTCGCCTGGCGGTGCTCGTGGACCCAG CCGTCCTGGAAGACGCCGGTGCCGACACCCTGATGGAGGCCCTGCACGCCCTGGGCTGTGAGCCCCGCGCGGAGCCGCAGCGCCCGGCGCGGAGCCTCCGCTGGAGCCGAGAGAGCCCAGACCCTTGCCCGCGCGGT GTACGTGGCCCGACCTGTCCTGTGCCCTGGGTCACACCTGAGAGCCCTGCCCGTCCCCACCTAGCTGTCATTGGGCTGGACGCTTACCTGTG GTCTCAGAAGCCCAGCACCCAGGAGACACAGCAGCCAGAGCATCCAGCGGTCACTCGCGCCGAGGTGGCGGTCGGCTGGCCTGAGGTGGAGGAG GCCCTGGTGCGCCTGCAGCTCTGGGCAAACGTGGATGTGCTGCTGGTAGCCTCCTGGCAGGAGCTGAGCCAGCACGTGTGTGCCTTCACCAAGGCCCTCGCCCAGCGCCCCTTCAA GCAGGCCCGGGAGTCTGGGGCCTTCCCCTTCTGTACCTCTGGGCGCTGGGCGGCAGGTGAGCAAGTGGCCAGAGATGGCACGGGGCTGCGGCGGGCCTGGTGGCGGCAGGTCAAGCAGTTCAACCGCGTCAGCCCGGCTGTGGCCGACGCCATTGTCAGCGCCTTCCCATCCCCCCGCCTGCTGCAGCAG GCGTACATGGCCTGTGGCACCGAGCAGGAGCGCCTGGGCCTGCTGGCCGACCTCCCGGTGAAGACGGGCAAGGGTGTGCCGCCCCGCAGGGTGGGGCCCGACCTCTCCCGCCGCGTCTGCCTCTTCCTGACCACCACTGACCCCGACCTCCTGCTGGACCTGGGCTCCTGA
- the EME2 gene encoding probable crossover junction endonuclease EME2 isoform X2 yields the protein MARAGPGRAGSARRGLGERRLPTWEISDSDAEGPAGAETPARGRDPAEERRPAAEALRRLRPGQAVRRLAVLVDPAVLEDAGADTLMEALHALGCEPRAEPQRPARSLRWSRESPDPCPRGVPPEVWAEDEPHVLLLLEPEEFVRGVLQLTQVRGPTCPVPWVTPESPARPHLAVIGLDAYLWSQKPSTQETQQPEHPAVTRAEVAVGWPEVEEALVRLQLWANVDVLLVASWQELSQHVCAFTKALAQRPFKQARESGAFPFCTSGRWAAGEQVARDGTGLRRAWWRQVKQFNRVSPAVADAIVSAFPSPRLLQQAYMACGTEQERLGLLADLPVKTGKGVPPRRVGPDLSRRVCLFLTTTDPDLLLDLGS from the exons ATGGCTAGGGCTGGACCCGGGAGGGCCGGGAGCGCCCGCCGGGGCCTGGGAGAGCGGCGGCTCCCGACGTGGGAGATCTCGGATTCGGACGCCGAAGGCCCGGCTGGCGCGGAGACCCCTGCGAGGGGCCGGGACCCGGCTGAAGAGCGCAGGCCGGCGGCCGAGGCGCTGCGGCGGCTGCGGCCCGGGCAGGCAGTGCGTCGCCTGGCGGTGCTCGTGGACCCAG CCGTCCTGGAAGACGCCGGTGCCGACACCCTGATGGAGGCCCTGCACGCCCTGGGCTGTGAGCCCCGCGCGGAGCCGCAGCGCCCGGCGCGGAGCCTCCGCTGGAGCCGAGAGAGCCCAGACCCTTGCCCGCGCGGT GTGCCCCCTGAGGTGTGGGCTGAGGATGAGCcccacgtgctgctgctgctggagcccGAAGAGTTTGTGCGAGGCGTCCTCCAGCTGACCCAG GTACGTGGCCCGACCTGTCCTGTGCCCTGGGTCACACCTGAGAGCCCTGCCCGTCCCCACCTAGCTGTCATTGGGCTGGACGCTTACCTGTG GTCTCAGAAGCCCAGCACCCAGGAGACACAGCAGCCAGAGCATCCAGCGGTCACTCGCGCCGAGGTGGCGGTCGGCTGGCCTGAGGTGGAGGAG GCCCTGGTGCGCCTGCAGCTCTGGGCAAACGTGGATGTGCTGCTGGTAGCCTCCTGGCAGGAGCTGAGCCAGCACGTGTGTGCCTTCACCAAGGCCCTCGCCCAGCGCCCCTTCAA GCAGGCCCGGGAGTCTGGGGCCTTCCCCTTCTGTACCTCTGGGCGCTGGGCGGCAGGTGAGCAAGTGGCCAGAGATGGCACGGGGCTGCGGCGGGCCTGGTGGCGGCAGGTCAAGCAGTTCAACCGCGTCAGCCCGGCTGTGGCCGACGCCATTGTCAGCGCCTTCCCATCCCCCCGCCTGCTGCAGCAG GCGTACATGGCCTGTGGCACCGAGCAGGAGCGCCTGGGCCTGCTGGCCGACCTCCCGGTGAAGACGGGCAAGGGTGTGCCGCCCCGCAGGGTGGGGCCCGACCTCTCCCGCCGCGTCTGCCTCTTCCTGACCACCACTGACCCCGACCTCCTGCTGGACCTGGGCTCCTGA
- the EME2 gene encoding probable crossover junction endonuclease EME2 isoform X4 — MARAASAVGRKDAAAAARCRPAWRRKRRVCPRKEVRARPEAEKGPGGPWLGLDPGGPGAPAGAWESGGSRRGRSRIRTPKARLARRPLRGAGTRLKSAGRRPRRCGGCGPGRQCVAWRCSWTQVPPEVWAEDEPHVLLLLEPEEFVRGVLQLTQVRGPTCPVPWVTPESPARPHLAVIGLDAYLWSQKPSTQETQQPEHPAVTRAEVAVGWPEVEEALVRLQLWANVDVLLVASWQELSQHVCAFTKALAQRPFKPGSLGPSPSVPLGAGRQVSKWPEMARGCGGPGGGRSSSSTASARLWPTPLSAPSHPPACCSRRTWPVAPSRSAWACWPTSR, encoded by the exons ATGGCCAGGGCGGCCTCCGCGGTCGGGCGGAAagacgccgccgccgccgcgcgctGCAGACCCGCCTGGCGCCGGAAGCGGCGGGTGTGTCCCCGTAAAGAAGTCCGGGCACGGCCGGAAGCGGAGAAGGGGCCGGGCGGGCCATGGCTAGGGCTGGACCCGGGAGGGCCGGGAGCGCCCGCCGGGGCCTGGGAGAGCGGCGGCTCCCGACGTGGGAGATCTCGGATTCGGACGCCGAAGGCCCGGCTGGCGCGGAGACCCCTGCGAGGGGCCGGGACCCGGCTGAAGAGCGCAGGCCGGCGGCCGAGGCGCTGCGGCGGCTGCGGCCCGGGCAGGCAGTGCGTCGCCTGGCGGTGCTCGTGGACCCAG GTGCCCCCTGAGGTGTGGGCTGAGGATGAGCcccacgtgctgctgctgctggagcccGAAGAGTTTGTGCGAGGCGTCCTCCAGCTGACCCAG GTACGTGGCCCGACCTGTCCTGTGCCCTGGGTCACACCTGAGAGCCCTGCCCGTCCCCACCTAGCTGTCATTGGGCTGGACGCTTACCTGTG GTCTCAGAAGCCCAGCACCCAGGAGACACAGCAGCCAGAGCATCCAGCGGTCACTCGCGCCGAGGTGGCGGTCGGCTGGCCTGAGGTGGAGGAG GCCCTGGTGCGCCTGCAGCTCTGGGCAAACGTGGATGTGCTGCTGGTAGCCTCCTGGCAGGAGCTGAGCCAGCACGTGTGTGCCTTCACCAAGGCCCTCGCCCAGCGCCCCTTCAA GCCCGGGAGTCTGGGGCCTTCCCCTTCTGTACCTCTGGGCGCTGGGCGGCAGGTGAGCAAGTGGCCAGAGATGGCACGGGGCTGCGGCGGGCCTGGTGGCGGCAGGTCAAGCAGTTCAACCGCGTCAGCCCGGCTGTGGCCGACGCCATTGTCAGCGCCTTCCCATCCCCCCGCCTGCTGCAGCAG GCGTACATGGCCTGTGGCACCGAGCAGGAGCGCCTGGGCCTGCTGGCCGACCTCCCGGTGA
- the MRPS34 gene encoding small ribosomal subunit protein mS34, with translation MARRKVRPRLIAELARRVRALREQRERPRDSVRYALDYETLIRPHSGRKLPLRAWVDVRRESRLLQLLGRLPFFGLGRLVTRKSWLWQHDEPCYWRLTRVRPDYTAQNLDHGKAWGILTFKGKTESEAREIEQVMHHDWRLVPKHEEEAFTSFTPAPEETPRPVPYPPLLRAMILAERQKNGDPSTEEPMLSLERIRTDPWDYPENQEAKKKTKGTAV, from the exons ATGGCGCGCAGGAAGGTGCGGCCGCGGCTGATCGCTGAGCTGGCCCGCCGTGTGCGGGCCCTGCGCGAGCAGCGGGAGCGGCCGCGCGACTCAGTGCGCTACGCCCTGGACTACGAGACGCTGATACGGCCGCACTCGGGCCGCAAGCTGCCCTTGCGAGCCTGGGTCGACGTGCGCCGCGAGAGTCGGCTCCTGCAGCTGCTCGGCCGCCTTCCGTTCTTCGGCCTGGGCCGCCTGGTCACGCGCAAGTCCTGGCTGTGGCAGCACGACGAGCCATGCTACTGGCGCCTCACGCGTGTCCGGCCGGACTACACGGCGCAG AACCTGGACCATGGGAAGGCTTGGGGCATCCTAACCTTCAAAG GAAAGACGGAGAGTGAGGCCCGGGAGATCGAGCAGGTCATGCACCACGACTGGCGGCTGGTGCCCAAACACGAGGAGGAGGCCTTCACCTCTTTCACCCCGGCGCCAGAGGAGACGCCGCGCCCCGTCCCCTATCCGCCGCTCCTCCGGGCCATGATTCTAGCAGAGCGACAGAAAAACGGAGATCCTAGCACGGAGGAGCCCATGCTCAGCTTGGAGAGGATACGCACTGATCCCTGGGACTATCCGGAGAATCAGGAGGCGAAGAAAAAGACCAAGGGCACTGCAGTCTAA
- the NME3 gene encoding nucleoside diphosphate kinase 3 — MICLVLTIFANLFPAAYTGVHERTFLAVKPDGVQRRLVGEIVRRFERKGFKLVALKLVQASEELLREHYAELRERPFFGRLVKYMGSGPVVAMVWQGLDVVRASRALIGATNPADATPGTIRGDFCIEVGKNVIHGSDSVESARREIALWFRTDELLCWEDSAGHWLYE; from the exons ATGATCTGCCTGGTGTTGACCATCTTCGCCAACCTCTTCCCGGCGG CCTACACCGGCGTGCACGAGCGCACCTTCCTGGCCGTGAAGCCCGACGGCGTGCAGCGGCGGCTCGTGGGCGAGATCGTGCGGCGCTTCGAGAGGAAGGGCTTCAAGTTGGTGGCGCTGAAACTGGTGCAG GCTTCGGAGGAGCTGTTGCGGGAACACTATGCCGAGCTGCGCGAGCGCCCCTTCTTCGGGCGTCTGGTCAAGTACATGGGCTCCGGGCCGGTGGTGGCCATG GTGTGGCAGGGTCTGGACGTTGTACGCGCTTCCCGGGCGCTCATCGGAGCCACGAATCCGGCCGACGCCACGCCCGGCACCATCCGCGGCGATTTCTGCATCGAGGTCGGCAA GAACGTGATTCACGGCAGCGACTCGGTGGAGAGCGCTCGCCGCGAGATCGCACTCTGGTTCCGCACAGACGAGCTCCTGTGCTGGGAGGATAGCGCGGGGCACTGGCTGTACGAGTAG